One genomic window of Comamonas serinivorans includes the following:
- the lptE gene encoding LPS assembly lipoprotein LptE: MHTRAPIPSTSRRRWLQAVSALGAVSALSACGFKLRQAPQFAFSTIHLGTAAGSLIGQGLKRQLEGSGQVRVVPIAEAQVLLEVLAERRERTVVGLNANGEVREVTIRSRFRFRVRSHDDQELVPETELLREMDVSYAESQALAKDAEVEMLFKSMASDAVDQIMRRLAMIKRVTPLPGAAAAAAPTSGASQSVAPAAPAASGSGW; the protein is encoded by the coding sequence ATGCACACACGCGCACCCATCCCCTCCACCTCGCGCCGCCGCTGGCTGCAGGCGGTGTCGGCGCTGGGCGCCGTCTCGGCGCTGTCGGCCTGCGGCTTCAAGCTGCGCCAGGCGCCGCAGTTCGCGTTCTCGACCATCCACCTGGGCACGGCGGCCGGTTCGCTGATCGGCCAGGGGCTGAAGCGGCAACTCGAGGGGTCGGGCCAGGTGCGCGTGGTGCCGATCGCCGAGGCCCAGGTCCTGCTGGAGGTGCTGGCCGAGCGCCGCGAACGCACCGTGGTCGGCCTGAACGCCAACGGCGAGGTGCGCGAAGTGACGATCCGGTCGCGCTTTCGTTTCCGGGTGCGCTCGCACGACGACCAGGAACTGGTGCCCGAGACCGAGCTGCTGCGCGAGATGGATGTGAGCTACGCCGAATCCCAGGCCCTGGCCAAGGATGCCGAAGTCGAGATGCTGTTCAAGTCCATGGCGTCCGATGCCGTGGACCAGATCATGCGCCGCCTGGCCATGATCAAACGCGTGACGCCCTTGCCGGGGGCGGCGGCCGCGGCTGCACCCACCAGCGGGGCCAGTCAGTCGGTTGCACCGGCCGCACCGGCGGCTTCCGGCTCGGGGTGGTGA
- the holA gene encoding DNA polymerase III subunit delta, with product MQIALNQLSAHLAKPLRPLYVVHGDEPLLAQEAQDAIRTVARERGYTERSVHTVMGAHFDWGAVLAAGSALSLFADKQIVDIRIPSGKPGKDGSAALQQLAELLQHAGDETLWLISLPRLDKPTKSSAWFTALDGAGVSLAVEPIDRSALPAWLAKRLASQGQQVAAGEAGQHALQFFADRVEGNLLAAHQEIQKLGLLYPAGELTAGQIESAVLNVARYDVFKLSEAVLAGQVGRTQRMLDGLRAEGEPEVLVHFALAEDIRALHRVRRAVDAGTPLPMALRESRIWGQRERLFERVLPQLSPKRLANLLQAAHICDGIVKGLKHDDWPADGWQALQRLAFNLSLACRPRESR from the coding sequence ATGCAGATCGCGCTGAACCAGCTCTCGGCCCACCTGGCCAAACCCCTGCGTCCCCTGTACGTGGTGCACGGCGACGAGCCGTTGCTGGCGCAGGAGGCGCAGGACGCGATCCGCACCGTGGCGCGCGAGCGCGGCTACACCGAGCGCAGCGTGCACACCGTCATGGGTGCGCACTTCGACTGGGGCGCCGTGCTGGCAGCGGGCTCAGCCTTGAGCCTGTTTGCCGACAAGCAGATCGTCGACATCCGCATCCCGAGCGGCAAGCCGGGCAAGGACGGCAGCGCGGCCCTGCAGCAGCTGGCCGAGTTGCTGCAGCACGCCGGCGACGAGACCCTGTGGCTGATCAGCCTGCCGCGCCTGGACAAGCCCACGAAAAGCTCGGCCTGGTTCACGGCGCTGGACGGCGCGGGCGTGAGCCTGGCGGTCGAGCCCATCGACCGTTCGGCCTTGCCGGCCTGGCTGGCCAAGCGCCTGGCGAGCCAGGGTCAGCAGGTGGCGGCGGGCGAAGCCGGCCAGCATGCGCTGCAGTTCTTCGCCGACCGCGTGGAAGGCAACTTGCTGGCCGCGCACCAGGAAATCCAGAAGTTGGGGCTGTTGTACCCCGCGGGCGAGCTGACGGCCGGGCAGATCGAGTCCGCCGTGCTGAACGTGGCGCGCTACGACGTGTTCAAGCTGTCGGAAGCGGTGCTGGCGGGCCAGGTCGGGCGCACGCAGCGCATGCTCGACGGCCTGCGTGCCGAGGGCGAGCCCGAGGTGCTGGTGCATTTCGCGCTGGCCGAAGACATCCGCGCGCTGCACCGCGTCCGGCGCGCCGTGGATGCAGGTACCCCCTTGCCCATGGCGCTGCGCGAAAGCCGCATCTGGGGCCAGCGCGAGCGGCTGTTTGAGCGCGTGCTGCCGCAGTTGAGCCCGAAACGGCTGGCGAATTTGTTGCAGGCCGCGCACATTTGTGACGGCATTGTCAAAGGCCTGAAGCACGACGACTGGCCCGCCGACGGCTGGCAGGCCTTGCAGCGGCTGGCCTTCAACCTGAGCCTGGCGTGCAGGCCCCGTGAATCACGCTGA
- a CDS encoding tetratricopeptide repeat protein: MHTTATRPSSSLWVPLLLAGAVLAVLCVVYGSGLHNALIFDDARLRDGIVAQYGLGTDGPWRRWLSYASFAWLGLDEGRLVWQRGLNLLLHVGVCLSLYALFMPLVDQLPLTEGRSAEDEAARRRLAVLAGVAVFALNPVAVYAVAYLIQRSIVLATLCAVLACACWVRGLLTGHWAWLAAAAVAGVLAVLSKEHALLLPLVWVVLLVHVRRPPARTLALAGLGGLAVLGLCGWLMWGTLGHIVGAAAFDETSAAYVRDLEALRPGFAQQAYGLSVFNQAALFFVYGGLWLVPNPGWLAIDLRPAFPLGFASLPHLMGALAFVALFAGSVWVLLRRRDGWSLAAVCVLSAQLLFGTEFVTTWLQDPFVLYRSYLWAAFLPGLVALALLGLGLGRAGLLSVAVVVGLVSAALAFERVQSLRSPELAWGDAAAKVNLQAPVNAVGRWRPFLNHGAELLERGRTEEALKDFEQAVALGEPLGAAAMSQGMALQVLGRHAPAVAALERSRQQGMKHPMLAYHLGLSQRAIGELPAAVQNLQAAAAAQEDPQLKLRLLQDLGETALAARQPEVADQAFAAALALDPGHVAAEVGRGMVLLARQQAQAAMAVFDASLARRDSALGHYGQALAHMALGNLQAARSAVARAQALDPNNRNVAALARHLQTGSGAR, from the coding sequence ATGCACACGACCGCCACGCGCCCGTCCTCATCGCTCTGGGTGCCCCTGTTGCTGGCAGGGGCCGTTCTGGCCGTGCTCTGCGTGGTCTATGGCTCGGGCCTGCACAACGCGTTGATCTTCGACGACGCCCGCCTGAGGGATGGCATCGTTGCCCAGTATGGGCTGGGTACCGATGGTCCGTGGCGGCGTTGGTTGTCATACGCCAGTTTTGCATGGCTGGGGCTGGATGAAGGGCGCTTGGTCTGGCAGCGGGGGCTGAACCTGCTGCTGCACGTGGGGGTGTGCCTGAGCCTGTATGCCTTGTTCATGCCGCTGGTGGATCAGCTGCCGCTGACCGAGGGCCGGTCTGCCGAGGACGAGGCTGCGCGGCGCCGCTTGGCCGTGTTGGCCGGGGTGGCGGTGTTTGCCCTCAACCCGGTGGCGGTCTATGCCGTGGCTTACCTGATCCAGCGCTCCATCGTCCTGGCCACGCTGTGCGCGGTGCTGGCCTGCGCGTGCTGGGTGCGGGGCCTGCTCACGGGCCACTGGGCCTGGTTGGCGGCAGCGGCGGTGGCCGGCGTGCTGGCCGTGTTGAGCAAGGAGCACGCCTTGCTGCTGCCCCTGGTGTGGGTGGTGCTGCTGGTGCACGTGCGTCGCCCGCCGGCCCGGACCCTGGCGCTGGCCGGCCTGGGTGGGCTGGCGGTGCTGGGCCTGTGCGGGTGGCTGATGTGGGGCACGCTGGGCCACATTGTGGGGGCGGCGGCTTTTGATGAGACCTCGGCCGCCTATGTGCGTGACCTGGAGGCCCTGCGCCCTGGCTTTGCGCAGCAGGCCTATGGCCTGAGCGTGTTCAACCAGGCGGCGCTGTTCTTCGTCTATGGCGGCTTGTGGCTGGTGCCCAACCCGGGCTGGCTGGCCATCGACCTGCGGCCGGCGTTTCCGCTGGGTTTCGCAAGCCTGCCGCACTTGATGGGCGCGTTGGCCTTTGTGGCGTTGTTCGCGGGCAGTGTGTGGGTGCTGCTGCGCCGGCGCGACGGCTGGTCGCTGGCGGCGGTCTGTGTGTTGAGTGCGCAGCTGCTGTTCGGCACCGAATTCGTCACCACCTGGCTGCAAGACCCGTTTGTGCTCTACCGCAGCTACCTGTGGGCGGCCTTCCTGCCCGGGCTGGTGGCCCTGGCATTGCTGGGCTTGGGGCTGGGGCGGGCGGGGTTGCTCTCGGTGGCGGTGGTCGTGGGGCTGGTGTCGGCAGCCCTGGCGTTCGAGCGCGTGCAGTCGCTGCGGTCGCCAGAGCTGGCTTGGGGCGATGCCGCAGCCAAGGTGAATCTGCAGGCGCCGGTCAACGCCGTGGGGCGCTGGCGGCCCTTTCTGAACCACGGCGCCGAGCTGCTGGAACGGGGGCGTACCGAAGAGGCGCTGAAGGACTTCGAGCAGGCGGTGGCCCTGGGGGAACCGCTGGGCGCTGCGGCCATGAGCCAGGGCATGGCGCTGCAGGTGCTGGGCCGGCATGCGCCGGCCGTGGCGGCGCTGGAGCGCTCGCGCCAGCAGGGCATGAAGCACCCCATGCTCGCCTACCACCTGGGCCTGTCGCAGCGGGCCATCGGCGAGTTGCCGGCGGCCGTGCAGAACCTGCAGGCGGCAGCGGCGGCGCAAGAGGACCCGCAGCTCAAGCTGCGCCTGCTGCAGGACCTGGGTGAAACGGCCCTGGCGGCGCGCCAGCCCGAGGTCGCCGATCAAGCCTTCGCGGCCGCGCTGGCCCTGGATCCCGGCCATGTGGCTGCCGAGGTGGGCCGCGGCATGGTGCTGCTGGCGCGTCAACAGGCCCAGGCCGCCATGGCGGTGTTCGACGCCAGCCTGGCCAGGCGCGACAGCGCGCTGGGGCACTATGGCCAGGCCCTGGCCCACATGGCGCTGGGTAACCTGCAGGCGGCCCGCAGCGCGGTGGCGCGCGCACAGGCCCTGGACCCGAACAACCGCAACGTGGCGGCGCTGGCTCGGCATCTGCAGACGGGATCGGGTGCGCGGTGA
- a CDS encoding glycosyltransferase, with translation MKPHGTPQARGRVLHVGKFFPPDRGGIESYLADLMAQQQAMGLEVAALVHGTPRPDDPPWLIRVPVQAEVVYAPIALGMVLALRRALRQFQPDVLHLHMPNLAVFWALFLHHAMAVPWVVHWHSDVMVNPKRLLLNLAYRFYEPFERRMLRGAQAVIATSPAYLRHSQTLWPWRGKAVAIPLGLRRLPGTAEPVAGVPACDRPFRVLSIGRLAHYKGFGVLIDAVAQCPGVVLRIVGDGELRAVLAQQIQALPQADARERIQLLGAVDDAQKWRELAACDLFALASTEKSEAFGLVVLEAMQFGKPCLVSQLSGSGLPWLLDTAQAGMTAPVGEVAAWRDAVFAMAAAWRAHVCDEASDAAARWRRWVSQAHQAAHGDFSMQTNARSVMAVYERLWPEWLEAERPLLAVMRAGPSAAEGLDAQVRGLRAIGFDVLVIDEGLGAATVRLVQAAGAEVLRTPLPQEAWGSLQLGLRWARVRRYAQVLTLSAGQVAPADIDLLRRQPQHDVVIASRGRRLPRRLAWSWFRGLTGLNVRDLSSPVRLYGREAVAVLASREATMLAHEDLGSLLLLQRSRLSMVEVEVPGLRLSPDTGWRSWWRGARDLMAGTVLGLSRIDTPPWRPRTAEHTPVTLDRP, from the coding sequence GTGAAGCCACACGGCACGCCCCAGGCACGGGGCCGGGTGTTGCACGTCGGCAAGTTCTTTCCGCCCGACCGGGGCGGTATCGAGTCCTATTTGGCCGACCTGATGGCGCAGCAGCAGGCCATGGGGCTGGAGGTCGCGGCGCTGGTGCACGGCACCCCCCGCCCGGATGACCCGCCCTGGCTGATCCGTGTGCCGGTGCAGGCCGAGGTGGTGTACGCGCCGATCGCCCTGGGCATGGTGCTGGCCCTGCGTCGCGCGCTGCGGCAGTTCCAGCCCGATGTGCTGCACCTGCACATGCCCAACCTGGCCGTGTTCTGGGCGCTGTTCCTGCATCACGCCATGGCGGTGCCCTGGGTGGTGCACTGGCATTCGGACGTGATGGTCAACCCCAAGCGCCTGCTGCTGAACCTGGCTTACCGCTTTTACGAACCCTTTGAGCGGCGCATGCTGCGCGGGGCGCAGGCCGTCATCGCCACCTCGCCGGCCTACCTGCGCCACAGCCAGACCTTGTGGCCCTGGCGCGGCAAGGCGGTGGCCATTCCGCTGGGGCTGCGGCGACTGCCGGGCACGGCAGAGCCGGTTGCCGGGGTGCCGGCCTGCGACCGGCCGTTTCGGGTGCTGTCCATCGGGCGCCTGGCGCACTACAAGGGCTTTGGCGTGCTCATCGATGCCGTGGCGCAATGCCCAGGTGTGGTGCTGCGCATCGTGGGGGACGGCGAGCTGCGCGCGGTGCTGGCGCAGCAGATTCAGGCCCTGCCGCAGGCCGATGCCCGCGAGCGCATCCAGCTTCTCGGAGCCGTGGACGATGCGCAGAAATGGCGTGAGCTGGCCGCCTGCGACTTGTTCGCGCTGGCTTCGACCGAAAAATCCGAAGCGTTCGGCCTGGTCGTGCTCGAGGCCATGCAGTTCGGCAAACCGTGCCTGGTCAGCCAGCTGTCCGGCTCGGGCCTGCCGTGGCTGCTGGACACCGCGCAGGCCGGCATGACCGCGCCCGTTGGCGAGGTGGCTGCCTGGCGCGATGCCGTGTTCGCCATGGCGGCGGCGTGGCGTGCGCACGTGTGCGACGAGGCCTCCGACGCGGCGGCGCGCTGGCGGCGCTGGGTCAGCCAGGCTCACCAGGCTGCGCATGGCGACTTTTCGATGCAGACCAACGCCCGGTCCGTGATGGCGGTCTACGAGCGGCTGTGGCCCGAGTGGCTGGAGGCAGAGCGACCGTTGTTGGCGGTGATGCGGGCAGGTCCGAGTGCGGCCGAGGGCCTGGACGCGCAGGTGCGCGGCTTGCGTGCCATCGGGTTCGATGTGCTGGTGATCGACGAGGGCCTGGGCGCCGCCACGGTGCGGCTGGTGCAGGCTGCAGGCGCCGAGGTCCTGCGCACCCCCTTGCCGCAGGAGGCGTGGGGCAGCCTTCAACTCGGCCTGCGCTGGGCCCGTGTGCGGCGCTATGCCCAGGTGCTGACCCTGAGCGCGGGGCAGGTCGCGCCGGCGGACATCGACCTGTTGCGGCGACAGCCGCAGCATGACGTGGTGATCGCGTCGCGCGGGCGGCGCCTGCCGCGCCGCCTGGCGTGGTCGTGGTTCCGTGGCCTCACGGGCCTGAACGTGCGTGACCTGTCGTCGCCGGTGCGCCTCTACGGCCGCGAAGCCGTTGCGGTGCTGGCCTCGCGCGAAGCCACGATGCTGGCGCACGAAGACCTGGGGTCGCTGCTGCTGTTGCAGCGCTCGCGCCTGTCCATGGTGGAGGTCGAGGTGCCTGGTCTGCGCTTGAGCCCGGACACGGGGTGGCGG